A stretch of Chitinophagaceae bacterium DNA encodes these proteins:
- a CDS encoding glycine--tRNA ligase — protein sequence MANEANNPALPAGRFQELISHCKEYGYIFQSSEIYDGLAAVYDYGQNGAQLKKNIRDYWWKSMTQLHDNIVGIDAAIFMHPTTWKASGHVDNFSDPMIDNKDSKKRYRVDHLIETFADEQRTAGNDKRADEVLASMDALLAKDDYAGLKKLIEDNTIKCAVSKTCNWTEVRQFNLMFKTEFGAVASDNPDDNIVYLRPETAQGIFVNFLNVQKTGRMKIPFGIAQTGKAFRNEIVARQFIFRMREFEQMEMQFFVRPGTQKEWYDFWKEERRKWHESLGIPAGKLRFHDHVKLAHYADAALDIEFEFPFGWKELEGIHSRTDFDLKNHERFSKKKIQYFDNDVDPATGKPYGNYVPFVVETSVGLDRLFLTIISLAYTEEKWNKEDGTEDSRVVLKIPAKIAPTKLAILPLTKKDGLPEIAYELMNECKTAFHCFYEEKDTIGKRYRRMDAIGTPFCVTIDHQTKEDNTVTIRYRDTMTQERVALKDVKDIILKAIS from the coding sequence ATGGCAAACGAAGCAAACAATCCTGCCTTGCCGGCAGGCAGGTTCCAGGAGCTGATCTCCCATTGCAAGGAATACGGTTATATTTTCCAGTCATCCGAAATCTATGATGGCCTGGCAGCCGTATATGACTATGGCCAGAACGGCGCCCAGCTTAAAAAGAACATCCGGGACTACTGGTGGAAAAGCATGACCCAGCTGCATGACAACATCGTGGGCATTGATGCCGCCATTTTTATGCACCCCACCACCTGGAAAGCAAGCGGCCACGTGGACAATTTCAGCGACCCGATGATCGACAATAAAGACAGCAAGAAAAGATACCGGGTGGATCATTTGATCGAAACATTCGCAGACGAACAACGAACAGCGGGCAACGATAAACGGGCAGATGAAGTTCTGGCTTCTATGGATGCCTTGCTTGCCAAAGACGATTATGCCGGATTAAAAAAACTGATCGAAGACAATACTATTAAATGTGCCGTCAGTAAAACCTGTAACTGGACCGAGGTCCGCCAGTTCAACCTGATGTTCAAAACAGAATTCGGCGCCGTGGCATCCGATAACCCGGATGATAATATTGTTTACCTGCGCCCCGAAACAGCCCAGGGCATCTTTGTGAACTTCCTGAATGTGCAGAAGACCGGCCGCATGAAGATCCCTTTCGGCATCGCACAAACCGGCAAGGCATTCCGCAATGAGATCGTGGCCCGCCAGTTCATTTTCCGCATGCGGGAATTTGAACAGATGGAAATGCAGTTCTTCGTCCGCCCCGGCACCCAAAAGGAATGGTATGATTTCTGGAAAGAAGAACGAAGGAAATGGCATGAGAGCCTGGGCATCCCTGCCGGCAAATTACGTTTTCATGATCATGTGAAACTGGCGCATTATGCCGATGCGGCACTGGACATTGAATTTGAATTCCCTTTTGGCTGGAAAGAACTGGAGGGCATTCACAGCCGTACCGACTTTGACCTGAAGAACCATGAGAGATTCAGCAAGAAGAAAATACAGTATTTCGATAACGATGTTGACCCCGCCACCGGCAAACCTTACGGAAATTATGTTCCCTTTGTCGTGGAAACCTCGGTGGGGTTAGACCGGTTGTTCCTGACCATCATCAGCCTGGCCTACACAGAAGAGAAGTGGAACAAGGAAGACGGTACGGAAGACAGCCGGGTGGTATTGAAGATCCCGGCAAAGATCGCTCCTACCAAGCTGGCCATTCTTCCCCTGACCAAGAAGGACGGTTTACCCGAGATCGCATATGAACTGATGAACGAATGCAAAACAGCCTTTCATTGTTTCTACGAAGAGAAAGATACCATCGGCAAGCGCTACCGCCGCATGGATGCCATTGGTACGCCGTTCTGTGTGACCATTGACCACCAGACAAAAGAAGACAATACCGTCACCATCCGCTACCGGGATACCATGACACAGGAAAGGGTGGCCCTGAAAGATGTGAAGGACATCATTTTAAAAGCAATATCATAG
- a CDS encoding nucleotide pyrophosphohydrolase: protein MTIQQAQQDVDNWIKTVGVKYFSELTNLGILMEEVGELSRLMVRKYGEQSFKESDKGKELSDEMADVLWVLICLANQTGVDLTEALQKNFEKKNLRDKERHQQNEKLK, encoded by the coding sequence ATGACTATACAGCAGGCGCAACAGGATGTAGACAACTGGATAAAAACAGTGGGCGTAAAATATTTCAGTGAATTGACAAACCTCGGAATCCTTATGGAAGAAGTAGGCGAGCTTTCCAGGCTGATGGTAAGAAAATACGGTGAACAATCTTTTAAAGAAAGCGATAAAGGAAAAGAACTCAGCGATGAAATGGCCGATGTGCTTTGGGTATTGATCTGCCTGGCCAACCAGACCGGGGTGGACCTTACCGAAGCCCTGCAAAAGAATTTTGAGAAGAAGAATTTGAGGGATAAGGAAAGACATCAGCAAAATGAAAAGCTGAAATAG
- a CDS encoding D-tyrosyl-tRNA(Tyr) deacylase — MKAVIQRVTQASVTIDGNIRSAIKTGLLVLVGIEDADSKEDIEWLSNKIVNLRIFDDENKVPNIAVKDMGGDILLVSQFTLQASTKKGNRPSYIKASKPDIAIPMYEKMIAQLENDLGKKIYTGEFGADMKVSLLNDGPVTIIIDTRNRE; from the coding sequence ATGAAAGCAGTGATCCAACGCGTAACACAGGCCAGTGTGACCATTGATGGTAACATACGGTCCGCAATCAAAACAGGCCTCCTGGTCCTGGTTGGCATTGAAGATGCCGACAGCAAGGAAGACATTGAATGGCTCAGCAACAAAATTGTAAACCTCCGCATTTTTGATGATGAGAATAAAGTGCCCAATATCGCGGTGAAAGATATGGGGGGCGATATTTTACTGGTAAGCCAGTTCACGTTGCAGGCTTCCACCAAAAAGGGCAACCGGCCTTCATACATCAAAGCAAGCAAACCGGATATTGCCATACCGATGTATGAAAAGATGATCGCCCAACTGGAAAATGACCTGGGCAAAAAAATATATACCGGTGAATTCGGGGCTGATATGAAAGTTTCTCTGCTGAATGATGGACCGGTGACAATTATAATAGATACCAGGAACAGGGAATGA
- a CDS encoding vitamin B12-dependent ribonucleotide reductase has protein sequence MSKKIQSLKGLQFTRQFTKDGVSPFDMFEYDYRTSVIKNPTGEIVFQMDNVEVPKQWSQIATDILAQKYFRKAGVPKEDGTTGRETTVKQVAHRLAHCWRVWGERYDYFATPNDAQVFYDELVYSILNQACVPNSPQWFNTGLHEVYGITGKPQGHYYVDAKDGLLKRSENAYERPQPHACFILSVNDDLVNEGGIMDLWVREARIFKYGSGVGTNFSSIRGEGEKLSGGGTSSGLMSFLKIGDRAAGAIKSGGTTRRAAKMVCLDLDHPEIQNFINWKVEEEDKVGALIAAGYPSDYEGEAYRTVSGQNSNNSIRIPNDFFDVLDNDGEWELKARSDGRVMRKVRAKDLWNQINYAAWRCADPGTQYDTTINEWHTCPEGGPIRASNPCSEYMFLDNTACNLASVNLRRFFDEDTNSFNVEGFEHTCRLWTVVLEISVLMAQFPSKEVAQLSYDYRTLGLGFANLGSMLMVSGIAYDSEEARGIAGAITAIMTGVSYKTSAEMAGFLGAFDKYEENKEHMLRVMRNHRAAAYDATGAYEGLRIKPQGINAKYCPDYLLKAATKAWDDAVQLGEKYGYRNAQTTVIAPTGTIGLVMDCDTTGVEPDFALVKFKKLSGGGYFKIINQSVPQALRNLKYSEKEIEEIVAYAKGHASLDKAPFINTKTLLEKGFTAEDIDKLNAALGAAFEIGFVFNVYTLGETCLERLGFTPEQYGDYNWSLLEALGFSDDEIEAANIYICGTMTVEGAPYLKEEHLSVFDCANKCGKIGERYIHAHGHIRMMGAAQPFLSGAISKTINLPNEATQEEIADSYRLSWELGLKACALYRDGSKLSQPLSNKSDKKKKLDEPISEESAAALAADISTMVDMGKLTIDDLLDEMNKRVQSSADTTLKRQLAMIVERRALPAKRRGFTQKAKINGQALFLRTGEYNDGTLGEIFIDMAKEGATMRSMLNCFAIAISIGLQYGVPLEEYVEKFVFTRFEPSGMVDHPNIKSATSIIDFIFRSLAYEYLGRNDLVHVLDTPEVLNQGNEPWDENTPTIGERKPELSEVRVVSSTGSASPVKAQHRTAHKKAEKGLDAVNAAAKSMQSDAPACNTCGHITVRSGTCYKCLNCGNSMGCS, from the coding sequence ATGTCAAAGAAAATCCAATCTTTAAAAGGACTGCAGTTTACCCGCCAGTTTACCAAAGACGGTGTTAGTCCTTTTGATATGTTCGAATACGATTACCGCACCTCTGTGATCAAAAATCCTACAGGCGAAATTGTTTTCCAGATGGACAACGTTGAAGTTCCGAAACAATGGAGCCAGATCGCCACGGATATCCTGGCACAGAAATATTTCCGCAAAGCAGGTGTTCCGAAAGAAGACGGAACAACCGGAAGAGAGACAACCGTTAAACAGGTTGCTCATCGCCTGGCTCATTGCTGGAGGGTGTGGGGCGAGCGCTACGATTATTTTGCCACGCCAAACGATGCACAGGTATTTTATGATGAACTGGTATATTCCATTTTGAACCAGGCCTGCGTTCCCAACAGTCCGCAGTGGTTCAACACCGGCCTGCATGAAGTATATGGCATCACCGGCAAACCACAGGGACATTATTATGTGGATGCCAAAGACGGGCTGCTGAAAAGATCAGAGAATGCATACGAACGTCCGCAACCACACGCATGCTTTATATTAAGCGTCAATGACGACCTGGTGAATGAAGGCGGCATCATGGACCTGTGGGTACGGGAAGCAAGGATATTCAAATACGGAAGCGGCGTGGGTACCAACTTCAGCAGCATACGTGGCGAAGGAGAGAAATTAAGCGGTGGTGGTACATCAAGTGGCTTAATGAGTTTCTTAAAGATAGGTGACCGGGCTGCCGGTGCCATCAAAAGCGGCGGTACAACCAGGAGGGCAGCTAAAATGGTTTGTCTCGACCTGGATCACCCCGAAATCCAAAACTTCATCAACTGGAAAGTGGAAGAAGAAGATAAAGTGGGTGCATTGATCGCTGCCGGGTATCCCAGCGATTATGAAGGAGAGGCATACCGCACCGTAAGCGGGCAGAACAGCAATAACTCCATCCGCATACCCAATGATTTTTTTGATGTACTGGATAATGACGGCGAATGGGAACTGAAAGCAAGAAGCGACGGCAGGGTGATGCGGAAAGTGAGGGCAAAGGACCTGTGGAACCAGATCAACTATGCTGCCTGGCGTTGTGCTGACCCGGGTACACAATACGATACCACCATCAACGAATGGCATACCTGCCCGGAAGGTGGTCCCATCAGGGCTTCCAATCCCTGCAGCGAATACATGTTCCTGGATAACACGGCCTGTAACTTAGCCAGTGTGAACCTCCGCCGTTTCTTTGACGAGGATACCAACAGCTTTAATGTAGAAGGATTTGAACATACCTGCCGCCTGTGGACCGTGGTGCTGGAGATATCTGTACTGATGGCGCAGTTCCCTTCCAAAGAAGTGGCACAACTTTCTTATGATTACAGGACATTAGGTCTGGGTTTTGCCAATCTTGGTTCCATGCTGATGGTAAGCGGCATTGCTTACGACAGCGAAGAGGCAAGAGGAATTGCCGGGGCCATCACCGCCATCATGACCGGGGTGTCTTATAAAACATCGGCGGAAATGGCCGGGTTCCTGGGTGCATTTGACAAATACGAAGAGAACAAAGAGCACATGCTGAGGGTAATGCGTAACCATCGTGCCGCAGCATACGATGCTACCGGTGCGTATGAAGGTCTTCGCATAAAACCACAGGGCATCAATGCAAAATATTGCCCGGATTATTTACTGAAGGCTGCCACCAAAGCATGGGATGATGCCGTTCAGCTGGGAGAAAAATACGGCTACCGCAATGCACAAACAACGGTGATTGCTCCCACCGGGACCATCGGCCTGGTAATGGACTGCGATACTACCGGCGTAGAACCGGATTTCGCTTTGGTGAAATTTAAAAAATTAAGCGGTGGTGGTTATTTCAAGATCATCAACCAGAGTGTGCCACAGGCATTGCGTAACCTGAAATACAGTGAAAAAGAAATAGAAGAGATCGTAGCGTATGCAAAAGGCCATGCTTCACTGGATAAAGCGCCTTTCATCAATACCAAAACATTGCTGGAAAAAGGCTTTACTGCCGAAGACATCGATAAACTGAATGCCGCATTAGGCGCTGCCTTTGAGATCGGGTTTGTTTTCAACGTATATACCCTGGGTGAGACCTGCCTGGAGCGGCTGGGCTTTACACCGGAGCAATATGGTGATTATAACTGGAGCCTGCTGGAAGCATTGGGATTCAGCGACGACGAAATTGAAGCGGCCAACATATATATATGTGGTACCATGACGGTGGAAGGTGCTCCTTATTTGAAAGAAGAACACCTTTCTGTTTTTGATTGTGCCAACAAATGCGGAAAGATCGGCGAACGTTACATACATGCACACGGGCACATCCGTATGATGGGTGCAGCGCAGCCATTCCTGAGCGGCGCCATCTCAAAAACCATCAACCTGCCGAATGAAGCAACCCAGGAGGAAATTGCTGATTCTTACCGCCTCAGCTGGGAGCTTGGTTTAAAAGCCTGTGCGTTATACAGGGATGGTTCTAAATTATCGCAGCCGTTAAGCAACAAGAGCGATAAGAAAAAGAAACTGGACGAACCCATCAGCGAAGAAAGCGCTGCTGCACTGGCTGCCGACATCAGCACCATGGTGGATATGGGCAAACTGACCATTGATGACCTGCTGGATGAAATGAACAAGCGTGTTCAGAGCAGCGCCGATACCACCTTGAAGCGCCAGCTGGCGATGATCGTGGAGAGAAGGGCGTTACCAGCCAAGCGTCGCGGCTTTACACAAAAAGCAAAAATAAACGGGCAGGCCCTGTTCCTGCGTACCGGCGAATACAACGACGGCACCCTTGGGGAGATATTCATTGACATGGCGAAGGAAGGCGCCACCATGCGCAGTATGCTTAACTGTTTTGCCATTGCCATCTCCATCGGCCTGCAATACGGAGTTCCCCTGGAAGAGTATGTAGAGAAATTCGTGTTCACCCGTTTCGAGCCAAGCGGCATGGTGGATCACCCGAATATCAAGAGCGCAACCTCCATCATCGATTTCATCTTCCGCTCACTGGCCTATGAATACTTAGGCAGGAACGACCTGGTTCATGTACTGGATACGCCTGAAGTGCTGAACCAGGGCAACGAACCCTGGGATGAGAATACACCCACCATTGGTGAGCGTAAACCCGAACTGAGTGAAGTGAGGGTGGTCAGCAGCACCGGTTCAGCATCCCCGGTAAAGGCGCAGCACCGCACGGCCCATAAAAAGGCAGAGAAAGGACTGGATGCGGTGAATGCAGCCGCCAAGAGCATGCAGAGCGATGCACCGGCCTGCAATACCTGCGGACATATCACCGTACGCAGCGGCACCTGCTACAAATGCCTGAATTGCGGAAACAGCATGGGCTGCAGTTAA
- a CDS encoding lipocalin-like domain-containing protein → MKKIMTAFLILVNVSVLYAQQNKDLKEQLTGTWTLVSVDNIYPDSSRQHPYGEDPAGMLVFDARGNYAIQILKAVRPKVASGDKNKGTAEEYQALVQGSNSHFGTYSVDEASKTITFNIAHASFPNWEGTVQKRLYRYTGNEIKYVVTHTTQGGQSVIAEVAWKRLQ, encoded by the coding sequence ATGAAAAAAATAATGACCGCATTTCTTATCCTGGTAAATGTTTCGGTATTATACGCTCAACAAAATAAAGATCTAAAAGAGCAATTAACCGGAACATGGACATTGGTATCCGTTGATAATATTTATCCCGACAGCAGCAGGCAGCATCCGTATGGGGAGGATCCTGCGGGGATGCTGGTATTTGATGCCAGGGGAAATTATGCCATCCAGATCCTGAAAGCGGTAAGGCCCAAAGTTGCATCCGGGGATAAGAACAAGGGCACGGCTGAAGAATACCAGGCCCTGGTGCAGGGAAGTAATTCGCATTTTGGCACGTATTCAGTTGACGAAGCCAGCAAAACAATTACATTCAATATAGCGCATGCTTCTTTTCCTAACTGGGAAGGCACCGTACAAAAACGCCTGTACAGGTATACCGGCAATGAGATCAAATACGTGGTAACTCATACCACGCAGGGAGGACAGTCTGTTATTGCAGAAGTTGCCTGGAAGCGGCTTCAATAG
- a CDS encoding short chain dehydrogenase, which yields MKVLVIGASGAIGKIITPLLAEKHEIITAGRNSGDIRVDISSAASIENMFKTTANVDACICTAGDSYAGELFSMTEEKLNLGIKNKLLGQANLVCIGQHYLNDNGSFTLTSGKMGDKPAKNAAGKAIANGGINSFVLAASLEMPRGIRVNVVSPARISDIPANDLAGGYKRSIEGTANGELIKINY from the coding sequence ATGAAAGTACTTGTAATTGGCGCAAGCGGGGCTATTGGTAAGATCATCACCCCCCTGCTTGCGGAAAAACATGAGATCATAACAGCCGGCAGAAACAGCGGAGATATCCGGGTGGATATTTCTTCAGCCGCCTCAATAGAAAATATGTTTAAAACAACAGCCAACGTTGATGCCTGTATTTGTACAGCCGGGGACAGTTATGCCGGAGAACTGTTCTCCATGACGGAGGAAAAGCTGAACCTGGGAATAAAAAATAAACTCTTAGGACAGGCCAACCTTGTATGCATTGGGCAACATTATTTAAACGACAATGGTTCTTTTACGCTCACTTCCGGGAAAATGGGTGACAAGCCAGCCAAAAATGCAGCAGGCAAGGCCATTGCCAATGGGGGCATCAATAGTTTTGTATTGGCTGCATCACTGGAAATGCCAAGAGGCATCCGGGTTAATGTGGTGAGCCCCGCCAGGATCTCAGATATACCTGCTAACGATTTAGCAGGGGGCTACAAAAGGAGTATTGAAGGAACTGCCAACGGGGAGCTTATAAAAATAAACTATTAA
- a CDS encoding helix-turn-helix domain-containing protein: MIKENLYKPFEIEYKELGRYPKTNRSKSFFELIYIVDGTGVQYINRNSFNYRKGNLFLITPEDTHSFEIATMSRFFFLRFNEYYVRSNISRDKDAVQRLEYILKNASHRPGCILKNKADKPLIASLVDSIIRENTNQQIYYSKIIEQIVNTVIMVVARNIALKLPKNLKENTGEPVLEILHYIQENIFEPKMLQVEKMSKSLGISIAYLGRYFKKQTGDTLQNYILNFKMRLVETRLLHSDMRINEIAFELNFADESHLNRMFKKYKGLSPSAFRKKSADDEKAIA; the protein is encoded by the coding sequence ATGATAAAAGAAAATTTGTACAAGCCCTTTGAAATTGAGTACAAAGAACTGGGCAGGTATCCGAAGACTAACCGGAGCAAAAGCTTCTTTGAACTGATTTATATTGTTGACGGAACCGGCGTACAGTACATTAACCGGAACAGTTTTAATTACCGCAAGGGCAATCTCTTTTTGATCACACCGGAGGATACACATTCTTTTGAAATAGCAACAATGTCCCGGTTCTTTTTTCTCCGCTTCAATGAGTACTATGTAAGATCAAATATTTCAAGAGACAAAGATGCGGTGCAGCGGTTGGAGTACATCCTCAAAAATGCCAGTCACCGCCCGGGATGCATATTAAAGAACAAAGCAGATAAACCGCTCATTGCATCATTGGTTGACAGTATCATACGGGAAAATACCAACCAGCAGATCTATTACAGCAAGATCATAGAGCAGATCGTGAATACTGTAATTATGGTGGTGGCAAGAAATATAGCGCTGAAGCTTCCCAAAAACCTGAAGGAGAATACCGGTGAACCCGTACTGGAGATCCTGCATTATATACAGGAGAATATCTTTGAACCTAAAATGCTCCAGGTGGAGAAGATGAGCAAAAGCCTGGGTATTTCCATTGCCTACCTGGGCCGGTATTTTAAAAAACAAACCGGTGATACACTTCAGAATTACATTCTGAATTTCAAAATGCGTTTAGTGGAGACAAGGTTGCTGCATAGTGATATGCGGATTAATGAAATTGCCTTTGAGCTTAACTTTGCAGACGAAAGTCATTTGAACAGGATGTTCAAAAAATATAAAGGATTAAGTCCTTCCGCGTTCAGAAAAAAATCCGCTGATGATGAAAAGGCCATCGCTTAA